The sequence below is a genomic window from Rhodococcus sp. 4CII.
GTCGTCGAAGCGGGTGACCGACACGTTCGGTTTCGGCACGGACAACGATATCGAGTTCACCGACGGTTACACGATCATCAAGCACCGGACGTTCTCGGAGATTCCTCCCTCGGCGGTGCCCCATGCCGACGAACATCTCGAGATTCCGTCGGCGAAGGTGCTCGGCGCCGCCCGCGGCCGGGCACACGCCTTCCGCCCGCGCTCCATCGTGAACATTTCGGGGATGAGTTTCGGGGCGCTGTCGTCCGCGGCCGTGATCGCTCTCAATCGTGGTGCCGCTGCCACCGACTGCCTGCACAACACCGGCGAGGGTGGAATCTCCCGATACCACCGGAACGGCGCAGATCTGATCTTCCAGATCGGGACCGCGTATTTCGGTTGCCGCGACGCAGACGGTCGGTTCGACCTGGCAAGGCTTCGGGCGCTGGTCGAGTCGGCGCCGGTGCGGGCAATCGAGATCAAACTCAGCCAGGGAGCCAAACCGGGTCTCGGGGGTCTCCTGCCGGGGGCGAAGGTGACGCCGGAGATCGCCGAGATCAGGGGTGTGCCGGAGGGCCGTGACTGCATCAGCCCATCACGACACACAGCCTTCCGCGACGTCGACAGCATGCTCGACTGGGTCGAGCTCCTCGCCGCCGAGACGGGACTGCCGGTCGGGATCAAGTCCGCCGTCGGCGATCCGACGTTCTGGGACCAGCTGATCGATGCGATGAGCAACTCTCGACGGGGGGTCGACTTCGTGACCATCGACGGGGGTGAGGGCGGCACAGGCGCCGCGCCGCTGGTGTTCACGGATGCGGTCTCGCTACCGTTCCGAAGTGGCTTCGCGCGCGTCTACGCCAAGTTTGCGGAAGCCGGGCTGACCGACGACATCACGTTCATCGGTTCGGGCAAGCTCGGCCTGCCCGACAATGCCGTGGCGGCCATGTCGCTCGGGTGCGACCTGATCAACGTGGCCCGTGAGCCGATGCTCGCGGTCGGGTGCATCCAGGCGCAGAAGTGCCACACCGATCGGTGCCCGACGGGTGTTGCGACTCAAAACCCCTGGCTCGCACACGGTCTCGATTCCGACGTCAAATCCGTCCGGGCCGCGAACTATCTGCGGGCGTTGCGTCGGGACGTATTCAAGGTGGCCGAGGCGTGTGGAGTCGCACACCCCGGCTTGATCACCGCATCGGATGTCGAGGTCGCGGACGGCAACCGGCATTCGATCACGCTCGCCGACCTCTACGGTTACCGGACCGGCTGGGGACTCCCCGGTGACGCCGACCGCGCCGAGATCACCCGCCTGATGACCGAGGCCGCCGGGGTCCCCCCGGGCGAGACCGGGTCACCAGGAGCGAAGACGGCACCCTGACGGCGTGCCTCTCTGGACTACAGCCAGTCGCGCCGGCTGAACAGGATGTAGAGCAGGCTCGCGGATGTCACGATCAGGACGGTGCTGACGATCGTCCCCGACACCTGACCGACTCCAGGGAACAGGACGTTCTGACCGAACCACCCGGTCACCGCG
It includes:
- a CDS encoding FMN-binding glutamate synthase family protein, with the protein product MKRWNALAIPAAVAAAVASYDLVQRRHALLRNFPVVGHGRYLLESLGPELRQYITTGNDEERPFTRDQRRWVYASSKRVTDTFGFGTDNDIEFTDGYTIIKHRTFSEIPPSAVPHADEHLEIPSAKVLGAARGRAHAFRPRSIVNISGMSFGALSSAAVIALNRGAAATDCLHNTGEGGISRYHRNGADLIFQIGTAYFGCRDADGRFDLARLRALVESAPVRAIEIKLSQGAKPGLGGLLPGAKVTPEIAEIRGVPEGRDCISPSRHTAFRDVDSMLDWVELLAAETGLPVGIKSAVGDPTFWDQLIDAMSNSRRGVDFVTIDGGEGGTGAAPLVFTDAVSLPFRSGFARVYAKFAEAGLTDDITFIGSGKLGLPDNAVAAMSLGCDLINVAREPMLAVGCIQAQKCHTDRCPTGVATQNPWLAHGLDSDVKSVRAANYLRALRRDVFKVAEACGVAHPGLITASDVEVADGNRHSITLADLYGYRTGWGLPGDADRAEITRLMTEAAGVPPGETGSPGAKTAP